The Phycisphaeraceae bacterium genome has a window encoding:
- a CDS encoding amidophosphoribosyltransferase: MSDPIGHYCGIACLRLRKPLSHYAEKYGDILWGMRRLYLLLEKQRNRGQDGAGIAVVKFDMPPGDPYLVRARSAEPNPTEAVFRTVMRGFRRAGEIDLNALDERKAKHCIEFLGEVAIGHLRYGTHSGYGVKMCQPYVRRNNQPSRNIALAGNFNMTNSSRLFAKLVEYGLHPVGDSDTQVVLEKLAYSLDLEHDHLRATMGPGSFRNLEGQALAAAISEDIDLARVFRRASAEWDGGYAFVGLVGNGDAFVCRDPAGIRPAFYLMTDEVVAVASERAALVTVFNVDPSEVRSVQPAHVLVMKRDGRVMEQPFTDPLPTRHCTFERIYFSRGNDRDIYRERKALGEQLAPRVLDAINHDLDRTVFSFIPNTAETAYLGLIEAVEHSHHVRNAETLWRRIQQGGVTRDEVDRLMNGRLRVEKAAHKDQKLRTFITRDVGRGDLVSHVYDITPGVVTPQDTLVVLDDSIVRGTTLRDSIITMLARLRPKSIIIASSSPPIMYPDCYGIDMSQLGRFIAFEAAVSLLHDRNEADLLAEVEQRCREQAHLPDSMLRNHVRLIYDRFSLDEISAKVAQLVRSDRLTWKGDLRVIYQSIEGLRAAMPACTGDWYFTGDYPTPGGYRVLNTAYLNWYNRVEGRAY; encoded by the coding sequence ATGAGCGACCCCATCGGGCATTACTGCGGCATCGCTTGTCTGCGGCTCCGCAAGCCCCTGTCCCACTACGCCGAGAAATACGGTGACATCCTCTGGGGCATGCGCCGGCTGTATCTGCTGCTGGAGAAGCAGCGGAATCGCGGTCAGGACGGGGCGGGCATCGCCGTCGTCAAGTTCGACATGCCCCCCGGCGATCCGTACCTCGTGCGGGCGCGGTCCGCCGAGCCCAACCCAACCGAGGCGGTCTTCCGCACCGTGATGCGCGGCTTCCGCCGCGCCGGCGAGATCGACCTGAACGCCCTGGATGAGCGGAAGGCGAAACACTGCATCGAGTTTCTGGGCGAGGTCGCCATCGGGCATCTGCGTTACGGCACGCACTCCGGCTACGGGGTCAAGATGTGCCAGCCATACGTGCGTCGCAACAACCAGCCCAGCCGCAACATCGCCCTGGCCGGCAATTTCAACATGACCAACTCGTCCCGGCTCTTCGCCAAGCTGGTCGAGTACGGCCTGCACCCGGTGGGCGACTCCGACACCCAGGTGGTGCTGGAGAAACTGGCCTATTCGCTGGACCTGGAGCACGACCACCTGCGCGCCACGATGGGCCCCGGCTCATTCCGCAACCTGGAGGGGCAGGCGCTCGCCGCGGCGATTTCGGAGGACATCGACCTGGCCCGCGTCTTCCGACGCGCCAGCGCGGAATGGGATGGCGGCTATGCCTTCGTGGGGCTGGTGGGCAACGGCGACGCCTTCGTCTGCCGCGACCCCGCGGGCATTCGTCCGGCGTTCTACCTGATGACTGACGAGGTGGTGGCGGTGGCGTCGGAGCGGGCCGCCCTGGTCACGGTGTTCAATGTCGATCCCTCGGAAGTCCGCTCCGTTCAGCCCGCCCATGTGCTGGTGATGAAGCGTGACGGCCGCGTGATGGAGCAGCCCTTCACCGATCCTCTGCCCACGCGACACTGCACCTTCGAGCGCATCTACTTCAGCCGCGGCAACGACCGCGACATCTACCGCGAGCGCAAGGCGCTGGGCGAACAGCTCGCGCCGCGCGTGCTCGACGCGATCAACCACGACCTCGATCGCACGGTCTTCAGCTTCATCCCCAACACGGCTGAAACCGCGTACCTGGGGCTGATCGAGGCGGTGGAGCATAGCCACCACGTCCGCAACGCCGAGACGCTCTGGCGACGCATCCAGCAGGGGGGAGTGACGCGCGACGAGGTGGATCGCCTGATGAACGGTCGCCTGCGCGTGGAGAAGGCCGCCCACAAGGATCAGAAGCTGCGCACCTTCATCACGCGCGACGTGGGCCGGGGCGACCTGGTCTCGCATGTCTACGACATCACCCCTGGCGTGGTGACGCCGCAGGACACGCTGGTGGTGCTGGACGATTCGATCGTGCGCGGGACGACGCTGCGCGACTCAATCATCACCATGCTGGCCCGGCTCAGGCCGAAGTCGATCATCATCGCCAGCAGTTCGCCTCCCATCATGTACCCGGACTGCTACGGCATCGACATGAGCCAGCTGGGCCGGTTCATCGCCTTCGAGGCGGCGGTGTCGCTGCTCCACGACCGCAACGAGGCCGACCTGCTGGCCGAGGTCGAGCAGCGCTGCCGCGAACAGGCCCACCTGCCGGACTCGATGCTCAGGAACCACGTGCGGCTGATCTACGACCGCTTCTCACTCGATGAGATTTCCGCCAAGGTGGCGCAACTTGTGCGCTCCGATCGACTCACCTGGAAGGGCGACCTGCGGGTGATCTACCAATCCAT